The following proteins come from a genomic window of Flavobacteriaceae bacterium MAR_2010_188:
- a CDS encoding ring-1,2-phenylacetyl-CoA epoxidase subunit PaaA, producing MSDEQIKNLEEQFEARIARDEKIEPKDWMPEKYRQTHIRQMSQHAHSEIVGMLPEGNWISRAPSLRRKVALLAKVQDEAGHGLYLYSATETLGISRDEMYEQLHTGKAKYSSIFNYPTLTWADIGAIGWLVDGAAIINQVPLCSTSFGPYARAMVRVCKEESFHQRQGYEIMLKLCRGTEEQKAMAQDALNRWWWPALMMLGPTDDQSVHTEQSMKWKLKRKSNDDLRQQFIDQTVPQADILGITVPDPDLKFNDETGHYDFGAIDWDEFWQVVKGHGPCNKERIKDRVEAWDEGEWVRDAAVTYAEKRVERKEREAI from the coding sequence ATGAGTGACGAACAAATAAAAAATCTAGAAGAACAATTTGAAGCTCGCATCGCTCGCGATGAAAAAATCGAGCCCAAAGATTGGATGCCAGAAAAATACAGACAGACGCATATTAGGCAGATGTCACAGCATGCCCATTCTGAAATTGTAGGCATGTTGCCAGAAGGTAACTGGATCAGTCGTGCGCCATCCTTAAGAAGGAAAGTTGCATTATTGGCAAAGGTTCAAGATGAAGCAGGTCACGGTCTTTATTTATACAGTGCCACTGAAACGCTAGGGATTTCTCGAGATGAAATGTACGAGCAATTGCATACAGGAAAGGCGAAATATTCAAGCATATTTAATTACCCAACCTTGACCTGGGCAGATATTGGAGCCATTGGATGGTTGGTAGACGGTGCTGCAATAATCAATCAGGTTCCATTATGCAGTACCTCTTTTGGGCCTTACGCACGCGCCATGGTTAGGGTTTGCAAAGAAGAAAGTTTTCATCAAAGACAAGGTTACGAGATTATGCTTAAGCTTTGTCGAGGAACAGAAGAACAAAAAGCAATGGCTCAAGATGCACTAAATAGATGGTGGTGGCCAGCGCTAATGATGCTCGGGCCGACGGATGACCAATCTGTGCACACAGAACAATCTATGAAGTGGAAGCTCAAAAGAAAATCCAATGATGATTTGCGTCAGCAATTTATTGACCAGACCGTTCCCCAAGCAGATATTTTAGGAATTACTGTACCAGACCCAGATTTAAAGTTTAATGATGAAACTGGCCATTATGATTTCGGCGCAATCGACTGGGACGAATTTTGGCAAGTCGTAAAAGGTCATGGACCATGTAATAAAGAAAGAATTAAAGATAGAGTTGAAGCTTGGGATGAAGGAGAATGGGTGAGGGACGCTGCGGTTACTTATGCCGAGAAACGTGTAGAAAGAAAAGAAAGAGAGGCAATTTAA
- a CDS encoding ring-1,2-phenylacetyl-CoA epoxidase subunit PaaE yields the protein MADWYDIKVSEIYKETKDCVVVGFEIPDELQNKFKYRQGQHITLRKTINGEDVRRNYSLCSSPIDKKWTVAVKTIRDGVFSNFAFNELKKGDSLQIMPPHGEFFVEIDQYAANNYIGFAAGSGITPLLSIIKTHLHTEPQSTFKLFYLNRTVKSIIFKEEIEQLKNEFFGRFQVFYFLTKEQRDIPFLNGRFDKEKLSILTNRFIDIEDTDHCFICGPQQMIFLIRDELVEAGLPKEKIHYELFFSGSSEDEERQIAEALIDRKEGTKVTIIDGGKEFHFTMDDDFDNILDGALAAGADLPYACKGGVCSTCKCKLKEGSVKMKKNYALEDKEVAQNYVLSCQAVPTSEKVVVDFDV from the coding sequence ATGGCAGATTGGTACGATATCAAGGTTAGCGAAATTTATAAGGAAACGAAGGACTGCGTAGTGGTTGGCTTTGAGATTCCTGACGAGCTACAAAACAAATTTAAGTACCGACAAGGTCAGCATATTACACTTAGAAAAACTATAAATGGCGAAGATGTAAGGCGTAATTATTCGCTTTGTTCGAGCCCTATCGATAAAAAATGGACGGTTGCAGTAAAAACCATCCGCGATGGCGTTTTTTCAAACTTTGCCTTTAATGAATTAAAGAAAGGTGACTCACTTCAAATAATGCCACCGCATGGTGAATTTTTTGTTGAAATTGATCAATATGCGGCTAATAACTATATCGGCTTTGCTGCCGGTAGTGGTATAACCCCGCTTCTATCGATTATAAAGACCCATTTACACACAGAGCCACAGAGTACCTTCAAGTTGTTTTACTTGAATCGTACTGTTAAATCCATTATCTTTAAGGAAGAAATCGAGCAATTAAAGAACGAGTTCTTCGGACGTTTTCAGGTCTTTTATTTCTTGACCAAAGAACAACGCGATATTCCATTTTTAAATGGAAGGTTCGATAAGGAAAAGTTATCTATCCTGACCAACCGGTTTATCGATATTGAAGATACCGACCATTGTTTTATATGTGGTCCACAACAGATGATTTTTTTAATTAGGGATGAGTTGGTAGAAGCTGGTCTTCCTAAAGAAAAAATTCATTACGAGCTATTTTTCAGTGGAAGTTCCGAAGATGAAGAAAGGCAGATTGCCGAAGCCTTAATCGATAGAAAGGAAGGCACCAAGGTTACCATTATAGATGGCGGGAAGGAATTCCATTTTACAATGGATGACGATTTCGATAATATTCTTGATGGCGCACTAGCAGCGGGAGCAGATTTGCCCTATGCCTGTAAAGGTGGGGTTTGCAGCACTTGTAAATGTAAATTGAAGGAAGGCAGTGTTAAGATGAAAAAGAATTATGCGCTTGAAGATAAAGAGGTCGCCCAAAACTATGTGTTAAGCTGCCAAGCGGTCCCAACTAGCGAAAAAGTGGTGGTCGATTTTGATGTGTGA
- a CDS encoding transcriptional regulator, TetR family — protein sequence MQDNRKSQIINTASKLFKERGYSAVTMRDLATELGIKAASLYNHINSKQEILKEIIISIAEDFTEGIKEIEENNLSASDKLRAIVKLHVIITSENPYGMASLNNDWMHLEDKLEYYLELRNKYEERFRKILKQGIERNEFMDLDVEVMLFSVLSTLRSLYLWIPKKENLNIPTLASDLSLVLIEGINK from the coding sequence ATGCAAGACAATAGGAAGAGCCAAATTATTAATACTGCATCCAAATTATTTAAGGAACGTGGCTACAGTGCGGTAACCATGCGGGACTTGGCGACCGAGTTGGGGATAAAGGCGGCCAGTCTTTACAACCACATCAATTCAAAACAAGAGATATTAAAAGAAATCATCATTTCTATCGCGGAAGATTTTACTGAAGGTATTAAAGAAATCGAGGAGAATAATCTATCAGCTTCAGATAAATTAAGGGCAATCGTAAAACTCCATGTAATTATTACAAGTGAAAATCCTTATGGAATGGCTTCGCTTAATAATGATTGGATGCACCTAGAGGATAAACTGGAATATTATTTAGAGCTAAGAAACAAATACGAAGAGCGCTTCCGCAAGATTCTGAAACAAGGTATTGAAAGAAATGAATTTATGGATTTGGATGTAGAGGTGATGCTTTTTTCTGTCCTTTCAACCCTGCGTTCCTTATATCTCTGGATTCCTAAGAAAGAAAATCTCAATATTCCAACTTTAGCTTCAGACTTAAGCCTAGTCCTGATTGAAGGAATTAACAAATAG
- a CDS encoding Rhodanese-related sulfurtransferase: MGLFDFVIDIRIKKLKRYIANGAVLLDVRNKDEIKNGKIEGSLNIPFDDLQDGVDELKKMKKPIIVHCESGGRSAKAAQYLTLNNIDAVNGGSWKNLKKLL, encoded by the coding sequence ATGGGACTTTTTGACTTTGTAATAGATATTAGGATAAAGAAATTGAAGCGCTACATCGCAAACGGAGCGGTATTGTTGGATGTGAGAAATAAAGATGAAATTAAAAACGGTAAAATTGAAGGTTCTCTGAATATCCCTTTTGATGATTTACAAGATGGGGTGGATGAATTGAAGAAAATGAAAAAACCGATCATTGTTCACTGCGAAAGTGGCGGGCGCTCTGCAAAAGCTGCCCAATATCTCACTCTTAATAACATTGATGCAGTGAATGGTGGTAGCTGGAAAAACCTTAAAAAGCTGTTATAG
- a CDS encoding histidinol-phosphate aminotransferase, which yields MAIDRRNWLKTATLAGGFTLFNPLGGIENLTAEEKIKFRPRPLSTPIRLSSNENPYGPSALVRKAVTTAFDEGCRYPYSYAGELEEILAKKHGVEPESVIITGGSTEGLKIAGITFTQGGGEIIAAEPTFKAMMDYAKMWGAQIDWVPVGEDMGYDLEAVEKRIDSNTKMVFLCNPNNPTSTLLPADALTDFCDSVSNRTIVFSDEAYYDYIEDPNYPSMIELVKKGKDVVVSKTFSKVYGMAGMRIGYLIAKPELAAVIRKNVVAMSNVYAIEGAKQALLDQEFYDFSIKKNAEAKKMIYTTLDELNLPYVNSSTNFVFFKSGRPIQELHADMLSKGINVGRPFAPFLDWCRISTGTIEEVALFNKALTEVYS from the coding sequence ATGGCAATCGACAGAAGAAATTGGCTTAAAACGGCAACGCTAGCCGGAGGATTTACTTTATTTAATCCACTTGGCGGAATAGAAAATCTGACCGCAGAAGAAAAAATAAAGTTCCGACCACGTCCACTCAGCACACCAATTAGGTTAAGTTCTAATGAAAACCCTTATGGACCTTCTGCACTAGTAAGAAAAGCCGTGACCACCGCTTTCGATGAAGGTTGTCGCTATCCGTATTCTTATGCGGGAGAACTAGAAGAGATATTGGCAAAGAAACATGGTGTAGAACCTGAAAGCGTGATCATTACTGGCGGGTCTACAGAAGGTTTAAAAATTGCGGGCATAACCTTTACTCAAGGAGGAGGAGAAATTATTGCTGCCGAGCCTACCTTTAAAGCAATGATGGACTACGCCAAGATGTGGGGTGCACAAATAGATTGGGTACCGGTGGGTGAAGATATGGGCTACGATTTAGAAGCTGTGGAAAAGAGAATCGATTCTAATACCAAGATGGTCTTTTTATGTAATCCAAATAATCCTACTTCCACATTACTTCCAGCAGACGCTCTGACTGATTTCTGTGATTCTGTAAGCAACCGCACCATTGTATTTAGTGATGAAGCTTATTACGATTACATTGAAGATCCAAATTATCCGTCGATGATCGAGTTGGTTAAGAAGGGGAAAGATGTAGTAGTTTCTAAAACGTTCTCTAAGGTTTACGGAATGGCTGGTATGCGCATTGGTTATTTGATCGCAAAACCAGAACTTGCTGCGGTGATTAGAAAAAACGTTGTGGCGATGAGTAACGTTTATGCAATTGAAGGAGCAAAACAGGCCCTTTTGGACCAAGAATTCTACGATTTCTCTATCAAGAAAAATGCTGAAGCCAAGAAAATGATTTACACAACTTTGGACGAACTCAATTTACCATATGTGAATTCTAGTACAAACTTCGTGTTCTTTAAATCGGGACGGCCAATACAAGAACTTCATGCGGATATGCTGAGCAAAGGGATTAACGTAGGTAGACCCTTCGCTCCATTTTTGGACTGGTGCAGAATAAGCACAGGAACTATCGAAGAAGTAGCGCTCTTTAATAAAGCTCTGACTGAAGTTTATTCGTAG
- a CDS encoding protein involved in gliding motility GldC: protein MANHKSRITLDVELDENRIPETLTWTAEDGGIDQEDAKAMLLSVWDSKAQETLRIDLWTKDMPVDEMKIFFHQTLVALTDTFNRATQDDKMTATMKDFCDYFAEKLELKK from the coding sequence ATGGCAAATCATAAATCACGCATCACTTTGGATGTAGAGCTAGACGAAAATCGCATCCCGGAAACTTTAACTTGGACCGCAGAAGATGGGGGTATTGACCAAGAAGATGCTAAGGCAATGCTATTATCTGTTTGGGATAGTAAGGCACAAGAAACATTGAGGATTGATCTTTGGACTAAAGATATGCCGGTAGACGAGATGAAGATATTCTTCCATCAGACCTTAGTGGCATTAACCGACACCTTCAATCGTGCAACCCAGGATGATAAAATGACTGCGACTATGAAGGATTTCTGCGATTATTTTGCCGAGAAACTAGAGTTAAAGAAGTAG
- a CDS encoding protein involved in gliding motility GldB, protein MKNFSRFGHLLILMFLLIFFACEEDNKLEKEISEIPVDFQIERFDEAFSKASINELPKLREQYPFILVDRIPDSLYIMEQQDSLQLVLFKEVAKKYPNLTEVEHDIKRLFQHLKYYDKTFSIPRVITATSSVDYRNKTIVTDSIVLIALDTYLGSEHEFYGNIPMYTTQNMETEQIVSDLAGDYAEKYTYQSQKKTFLDEMIFFGKQLYFKDKVIPFETEAIRMGYNGEQLGWAMANEYQIWTYFIENELLYSTDSSLPSRFIAPAPFSKFYLELDNEAPGRLGQYIGWQIVKSYMNNNDTPFLKMMELEADEIFKNSKYKPNK, encoded by the coding sequence TTGAAAAACTTTTCTCGATTTGGTCATCTGTTGATTTTGATGTTTCTTCTGATATTTTTCGCTTGTGAAGAAGATAATAAGCTAGAAAAAGAAATTAGTGAAATCCCTGTAGATTTTCAGATCGAAAGATTTGATGAAGCTTTTTCTAAAGCTTCAATCAATGAGCTGCCGAAATTGCGAGAGCAATATCCATTTATTTTAGTTGATAGAATACCAGATTCGCTTTATATAATGGAACAGCAAGATTCTCTCCAACTAGTTCTTTTTAAGGAAGTCGCAAAGAAATATCCAAATCTTACTGAAGTTGAACACGATATTAAAAGGTTGTTTCAGCATTTAAAGTATTACGATAAAACATTTTCAATACCGCGGGTAATAACCGCAACTTCATCAGTAGATTATCGCAACAAAACTATTGTTACCGATAGCATCGTCCTAATCGCGTTAGATACTTATTTAGGGAGCGAGCATGAATTCTACGGAAATATACCAATGTATACCACCCAGAATATGGAAACTGAACAGATCGTTTCTGACCTTGCGGGAGATTATGCTGAAAAATATACTTATCAATCACAGAAGAAGACATTTTTGGATGAAATGATTTTCTTTGGAAAGCAACTCTACTTTAAGGATAAAGTCATACCGTTTGAAACCGAGGCAATAAGAATGGGCTATAACGGAGAACAATTAGGCTGGGCCATGGCGAATGAATACCAAATCTGGACTTATTTTATAGAAAACGAATTGTTATATAGTACCGACAGTAGTTTGCCAAGTCGGTTTATCGCACCGGCACCATTTTCTAAGTTTTACCTCGAATTGGATAATGAAGCTCCGGGAAGATTAGGACAGTATATAGGATGGCAGATTGTAAAATCCTATATGAACAATAATGACACGCCTTTCCTAAAGATGATGGAGTTAGAGGCCGATGAAATTTTTAAAAATTCGAAATACAAACCCAACAAGTAA
- a CDS encoding NAD+ synthase, with protein sequence MQTEKVAKHIIDWLRDYAKNAKVNGFVVGISGGIDSAVTSTLCAETGMDVLCLEMPIHQASSHVSRAQEQIEQLKSRYSNVNSREIDLTPVFEEFKTEVSLDGEQKVVDMALANTRARLRMTTLYYHAGLKGLLVAGTGNKVEDFGVGFYTKYGDGGVDLSPIADLLKSEVYQLGTYLKVPESIMKAAPSDGLFGDARSDEDQIGASYDELEWAMEMEEGGKTALDFNGREQEVFTIYKRFNSSNKHKMLPIPTCIIPKDMLIT encoded by the coding sequence ATGCAAACAGAAAAAGTAGCAAAACATATCATAGATTGGTTAAGGGATTACGCCAAAAACGCAAAGGTGAATGGTTTTGTGGTTGGCATCTCTGGCGGAATAGATTCTGCGGTAACCTCTACGCTCTGTGCGGAAACTGGGATGGACGTTCTTTGTTTGGAAATGCCCATACACCAAGCTAGCAGTCACGTTAGTAGAGCCCAAGAACAAATAGAGCAGTTAAAATCTCGTTATAGCAATGTAAATTCTAGAGAGATAGACTTAACTCCGGTTTTTGAAGAATTTAAAACTGAAGTTTCCCTAGATGGTGAACAAAAAGTGGTAGATATGGCCTTGGCTAACACTAGGGCAAGATTACGGATGACTACTCTTTATTATCATGCAGGTTTGAAAGGCCTTTTGGTAGCAGGAACCGGTAATAAGGTTGAAGACTTTGGAGTTGGTTTTTATACCAAATATGGTGACGGCGGAGTTGATTTAAGCCCAATTGCCGATTTACTTAAATCTGAAGTCTACCAATTAGGAACCTATCTTAAAGTTCCAGAATCCATTATGAAAGCTGCCCCAAGTGACGGTTTATTTGGTGATGCGAGAAGTGATGAAGACCAGATTGGCGCATCTTACGATGAACTAGAATGGGCAATGGAAATGGAGGAAGGAGGTAAGACAGCTCTCGACTTCAACGGTAGAGAACAAGAAGTTTTTACAATTTATAAGCGTTTCAACAGCAGCAACAAACATAAAATGCTACCAATACCTACATGTATTATTCCAAAGGATATGTTAATTACGTAA
- a CDS encoding two component transcriptional regulator, LuxR family, with protein MIRVLIVDSHPVVLRGLEALLNNTEDFKVVGSVKNGIEIFEFVRRYTVDVIVSEIDLPELNGITALRAIKKEHKEIRVVMFSHQPEEIYAISSLKAGASAYVPKTADGETIKTAIKKVFEGGIFLTEKMSKQLNYDDSKKTKSRLFKRLSTREVEVLKLLSIGKKNKEIAIELGINEKTVSTYKARLYKKLNVTNLVDLIHQAEHRSLT; from the coding sequence ATGATCAGAGTATTGATCGTTGACTCCCATCCAGTAGTTTTACGTGGATTGGAAGCTCTATTAAACAACACTGAAGATTTTAAGGTAGTAGGAAGCGTAAAGAACGGAATCGAAATATTCGAATTCGTTAGGCGATACACTGTAGACGTCATCGTCTCAGAAATTGACCTTCCAGAACTTAATGGTATTACCGCATTGCGTGCAATTAAAAAAGAACACAAAGAAATAAGGGTAGTGATGTTTAGTCACCAACCTGAAGAAATCTATGCAATCAGTTCTTTAAAAGCCGGCGCTTCTGCATATGTACCTAAGACTGCAGATGGTGAAACCATTAAAACTGCTATCAAAAAAGTCTTTGAAGGTGGAATTTTCCTTACTGAAAAAATGTCTAAACAGCTTAATTATGACGACTCTAAGAAAACCAAGAGCCGCCTTTTTAAACGCTTGTCGACAAGAGAGGTAGAAGTCCTAAAACTTCTTTCTATAGGTAAGAAGAATAAAGAAATAGCGATAGAGCTAGGCATTAACGAAAAAACAGTAAGTACCTATAAGGCCAGACTGTACAAGAAATTGAACGTTACAAACCTTGTAGACCTTATCCATCAAGCTGAGCATAGAAGCTTAACTTAG
- a CDS encoding DNA primase, translating into MISKSTIDTVFETAKVEEVIGDFVQLKKSGSNFKGLSPFTEERSPSFMVSPVKQIWKDFSSGKGGNAISFLMEHEHFTYPEAIKYLARKYNIEIEETVQSDEAKEEANELESLYLINEFANKYFQKILHKTEQGKAIGLSYFKERGFTDETIKKFELGYSLDEWQAFSDEALSKGYNIDYLEKTGLTIVKEERRFDRFKGRIMFPIQSMSGRVLGFGGRILTLDKKAAKYLNSPESAVYHKSKVLYGIYHAKQRIAKEDNCYLVEGYTDVIQMSQRGIKNVVSSSGTALTPEQIRLINRLTKNITVLFDGDAAGIRASLRGIDLILEQGMNVKVCSFAEGEDPDSFAKNNTLEEITLYLEENTQDFIQFKASALVKEAKKDPIKKAETIRDIVESISKIPDQIKREVYIKECAYIMDISENVLFSTLAQIFKKDFSDAHKQNRQEQRAFEIVRDEKKESPKVDLQYELERQMIEILLLYGNETEKFEDLVLKENESGELQLEPVIQEAKVFEKVYLDLQEDEMQFTNENFKSLYYTIIDLLNQNPDFKMDEFITKIDQEMANEVTTILMNDERYRLHDWNRKNIFPKQKKQTIPQLVNQTILSLRCFLIDKKVAEFQNETLNKETDTQTILEDVKDYLGLKMLLSRKLGKVVNGKT; encoded by the coding sequence TTGATTTCTAAATCCACCATAGATACTGTTTTTGAAACCGCCAAGGTAGAAGAGGTGATTGGTGATTTTGTTCAACTTAAAAAATCAGGTAGTAATTTTAAGGGACTAAGTCCGTTTACGGAAGAGCGTTCGCCGAGTTTTATGGTTTCTCCGGTAAAGCAGATTTGGAAAGATTTTTCAAGCGGAAAAGGAGGTAATGCTATTTCATTTTTAATGGAGCATGAGCATTTTACCTATCCGGAAGCAATAAAATATCTCGCCAGAAAATATAATATCGAAATTGAAGAAACCGTACAATCCGATGAAGCAAAAGAAGAGGCCAATGAGCTAGAAAGCCTTTATTTAATCAATGAATTTGCGAATAAATACTTTCAAAAAATACTTCACAAAACAGAACAGGGCAAGGCAATCGGTCTCAGTTATTTTAAGGAACGAGGATTTACTGATGAAACGATAAAGAAATTTGAACTTGGCTATTCATTGGACGAGTGGCAAGCATTTTCAGACGAAGCCTTAAGCAAAGGCTACAATATAGATTATCTCGAAAAAACCGGACTTACCATTGTTAAGGAAGAAAGAAGATTCGACCGTTTTAAGGGAAGGATTATGTTCCCGATTCAAAGTATGTCGGGACGGGTTTTGGGTTTCGGCGGAAGGATTCTCACCTTAGATAAAAAGGCTGCTAAATATCTTAATTCGCCTGAAAGCGCTGTTTACCACAAGAGTAAAGTGCTATATGGGATTTATCACGCCAAACAAAGAATTGCAAAAGAAGATAATTGTTATTTGGTTGAAGGCTACACGGATGTGATTCAGATGTCCCAGAGAGGAATAAAAAATGTGGTCTCATCTTCGGGTACTGCACTGACCCCAGAGCAAATTAGACTTATAAATCGATTGACTAAAAATATCACCGTTTTGTTTGATGGTGATGCGGCAGGTATCAGGGCGTCGCTTAGAGGTATTGACCTGATTCTAGAGCAGGGTATGAACGTAAAAGTTTGTTCTTTTGCTGAAGGAGAAGACCCAGACAGTTTTGCCAAGAACAATACTTTAGAAGAAATAACACTTTATCTCGAAGAGAACACTCAAGATTTTATTCAATTTAAAGCTTCTGCATTAGTAAAGGAAGCAAAAAAGGATCCAATTAAAAAGGCCGAAACCATAAGAGATATCGTTGAAAGTATCTCAAAAATTCCGGATCAGATAAAGCGCGAAGTTTACATTAAGGAATGCGCCTATATTATGGATATTAGCGAAAATGTGCTCTTTAGCACCTTAGCGCAGATATTTAAAAAGGATTTTAGCGACGCTCACAAACAGAATCGACAAGAACAAAGAGCTTTTGAAATTGTTAGGGATGAAAAGAAGGAATCTCCAAAAGTAGATTTACAGTACGAGTTGGAGCGGCAGATGATAGAAATACTTTTGCTCTACGGAAATGAGACCGAGAAATTTGAAGATTTGGTCTTAAAGGAAAATGAAAGTGGGGAGCTTCAATTAGAACCGGTGATTCAGGAAGCTAAGGTTTTTGAAAAGGTGTATCTCGACCTTCAGGAAGACGAAATGCAATTTACCAATGAGAATTTTAAGTCTTTGTACTATACAATTATTGATTTGCTAAATCAGAATCCAGATTTTAAAATGGATGAGTTTATTACAAAAATAGACCAAGAAATGGCCAATGAAGTGACGACTATCCTAATGAACGATGAGCGCTACAGGTTGCACGACTGGAACAGAAAAAACATATTCCCTAAGCAAAAGAAACAAACTATTCCACAACTGGTAAACCAGACAATATTAAGTCTTCGCTGTTTCTTAATCGATAAGAAGGTGGCCGAATTTCAAAATGAAACATTGAACAAGGAGACAGATACCCAAACGATACTAGAAGACGTAAAGGATTATCTGGGATTAAAAATGCTTTTATCCAGGAAACTCGGAAAAGTGGTAAACGGAAAAACTTAA
- a CDS encoding RNA polymerase sigma-70 factor, ECF subfamily, with product MKVIELHKNKTELIKRAVKNDREAQHVIYEVHSPKMLSVCRYYINDLQKAEEVMLNGFFKVFKNLSTFRNDGSFEGWIRRIMVREAISYLRTHRKVEFSLEEVQVYDEEFNAAPSNLGVADLQKLIDALPEGYRMVFVMYGIEGYKHHEIAEILNITEGTSKSQLFKARKMLQENIKKLNKTSYGTN from the coding sequence TTGAAAGTAATAGAACTTCACAAAAACAAGACAGAACTGATCAAACGGGCGGTAAAGAACGACCGAGAAGCTCAGCATGTTATTTACGAAGTTCATTCACCTAAAATGCTTAGTGTTTGTAGATATTATATTAATGATTTACAGAAAGCAGAAGAGGTCATGCTGAATGGGTTTTTCAAGGTTTTCAAGAATCTTTCGACATTTCGGAATGATGGTAGTTTTGAAGGTTGGATAAGACGCATTATGGTTAGGGAAGCGATTTCATACCTAAGGACACATAGAAAAGTAGAGTTTTCTTTGGAAGAAGTTCAGGTTTATGATGAAGAATTTAACGCAGCGCCATCTAATTTGGGAGTTGCAGACCTTCAAAAACTAATAGACGCTTTGCCGGAAGGATACAGAATGGTTTTTGTGATGTACGGTATAGAAGGTTATAAACACCATGAAATTGCCGAGATATTGAATATCACCGAAGGCACTTCAAAATCGCAGCTGTTTAAAGCGAGAAAAATGCTGCAAGAGAATATTAAGAAATTAAATAAAACGAGTTATGGCACCAACTAA
- a CDS encoding octaprenyl-diphosphate synthase (manually curated): MKITEQIKQPIAYEMELFEQKFLLSMSSKVALLNRITTYIVNRKGKQMRPMFVFLVAKMLNNGQVSERTYRGASVIELIHTATLVHDDVVDDSNRRRGFFSINALWKNKIAVLIGDYLLSKGLLLSIDNNDFDLLKIISIAVKEMSEGELLQIEKARRLDITEDIYYDIIQQKTATLIAACCSLGAASVKPNSPDVEKMRKFGELIGMAFQIKDDLFDYGTERIGKPTGIDIKEQKMTLPLIFTLNNCSDKDKKWLINSIKNHNKDKQRVKEVINFVKEKGGLNYAVIKMKQFQESALMLLREYPESTYRNSLELMVNYVIDREK; this comes from the coding sequence TTGAAAATCACCGAGCAGATAAAACAGCCCATCGCCTACGAGATGGAACTATTTGAACAGAAATTTCTTCTGTCGATGTCTAGTAAGGTTGCACTTCTCAATAGAATTACTACTTATATCGTAAACCGGAAAGGGAAGCAGATGCGGCCAATGTTCGTTTTTTTGGTTGCGAAAATGCTTAACAATGGTCAAGTCAGTGAACGTACTTACCGCGGTGCTTCGGTGATTGAACTTATACATACGGCAACATTGGTGCACGATGATGTCGTAGACGACAGCAACAGGAGAAGAGGTTTCTTTTCTATTAACGCCCTTTGGAAGAATAAAATCGCGGTACTTATTGGGGATTATTTGCTTTCTAAAGGCTTGCTGCTTTCTATCGACAACAACGATTTTGATCTTCTTAAAATTATTTCTATTGCGGTAAAGGAGATGAGCGAAGGAGAACTTCTTCAAATTGAAAAAGCCAGAAGACTCGATATAACGGAAGATATCTACTACGATATTATTCAACAAAAAACGGCAACACTTATTGCTGCTTGCTGTAGTCTTGGCGCCGCCTCCGTAAAACCAAATTCTCCAGATGTCGAGAAAATGAGAAAATTCGGGGAACTGATCGGGATGGCTTTTCAGATTAAAGATGACTTGTTTGACTACGGTACAGAACGTATCGGTAAACCGACCGGAATAGATATAAAGGAGCAAAAAATGACTCTTCCGTTAATCTTCACTTTAAATAATTGTTCGGATAAGGATAAGAAATGGTTGATTAATTCAATCAAAAACCATAATAAGGATAAGCAACGGGTAAAAGAGGTCATAAACTTTGTGAAAGAAAAAGGCGGGCTCAACTATGCGGTCATTAAGATGAAACAATTTCAGGAAAGTGCATTAATGTTACTGCGCGAATATCCAGAATCCACTTATCGCAATTCCTTAGAGCTTATGGTTAACTACGTGATCGACAGAGAGAAATAA